AGATGAAGAAGATCGCCGCGCACCTGCTGGAAGCCAGTGTGGACGACGTCGAGCACGAGGGCGGCGTGTTCCGCATCAAGGGCGCCCCCGAGAAGAGCAAGACCTTCTTCGACATCGCCCTGATGGCCCACCTCGCGCACAACTACCCCGAGGATCTGGAGCCGGGCCTGGAGGCCACCGCGTTCTACGACCCCAAGAACTTCGTGTACCCCTTCGGCACGCACATTGCGGTCGTCGAGATCGACACCGACACCGGCCACGTGAAGCTGCGCAACTACGGCTGCGTGGACGACTGCGGTCCCCTGATCAACCCCCTGATCGCTGAAGGTCAGGTGCACGGCGGCATCGCCCAGGGCATGGGCCAGGCGCTGCTGGAAGACGCCGCGTACGACGACGACGGCAACTTCCTGGCCGGCACGTACATGGAATACGCCATGCCCCGCGCCGACGACGTGCCCACCTTCCAGATCGGGCACACGGTCACCCCCAGCCCCCACAACCCCCTGGGCGTCAAGGGCATCGGCGAGGCCGGCACCATCGCCAGCACCGCCGCCGTCGCCAGCGCCGTCATGGACGCGCTGTGGACGGAGTGCGGCATCGCGCACCTGGACATGCCCTACACCGCCGAGAAGGTCTGGAAGGCGATCCGGGACGCACGCAGCGCCCAGCCGCAGGCCGCCGACGACTGAAACGAGTTCTGGGCTCTGAGCCGTGGGCTTTGAGCACCTGCACCGCCGCTTCGTAGCCCAGAGCTCGCCGCTCCTGGCCCCAATCCGGAGGGATCATGTACCCAGCCAGTTTCGACTACCAGAAAGCCGAGAGCGTCGATCAGGCGCTGGCCGCCCTCGCCGCCAACCCCGACCTCAAGATCATCGCCGGCGGGCACTCGCTGCTGCCGGCCATGAAACTCCGCCTCGCCCAGCCGCCCGCCCTGCTCGACGTGTGGGGCCTGGAAGAACTGCGGGGCATCACCCGTGACGGCGACACCTTCGTGGTGGGCGCGATGACCACGCACGCCGACATCCTCCGCAGCGAGGTGCCCCTCTTCCCGGAAGTGGCCGGGTGGGTCGGTGACCCCATGGTGCGCAACCGCGGCACCATCGGCGGCAGCCTCGCCCACGCCGACCCCAGTGCGGACTACCCCGCCGCCGCCCTCGCCCTGGGCGTCGAGTTCGTGATCCGCGGCCAGAGCGGCGAACGCACCGTGCACGCCGACGACATGTTCCAGGGCATGTTCGAGAGCGCCGTGCAGCCTGGCGAACTCCTCACGCATATCCGCATTCCGGCCACCATCCAGGCCTCGGCCTACGAGAAGTTCCGGCACCCGGCCAGCCACTACGCCGTGGTCGGCGTCGCCATGGCGAAACATGCCAGCGGGGAGGTGCGCGCCGCGTACACCGGGGCGGCCGAGAAGGCACACCGCCTGAGCAAGCTGGAAGACGGCATCCGCAGCGCCGAGTTCCAGTTCAAGAACCTCGTGGAGGCTGGGGACCTGCTGGGCGACCGGTTTGCCAGCGCCGAGTACCGGGCGCATCTGGTGGACGTGCTGTCCGAGCGGGCTTACAAGCGGCTGGGCTGAGCTTTAGGGATCGTTGCCCCCGGCTTCGGTCGGGGGTTTTCGTTGTCGCAGCGGACGTCCTCACCCCCGGCCCCCTGCCCCAGACTCGAAAAGCTGCGCAGCAGAGGGGCAGGGGGAGAGCGCTGCGCTAAGCATGTGGTAGCCACGTCATCTGGGCTGGCCTGACACGAGGCCTCGTTGGCGAGGGGCGGCGTTCTTGCCTCGTGCGTTCATGCCGTCAGCGCCCGCGCGCTACGCGCGCGATGGCATCCGGTCAGGGGCAGGGTGGGACGCTTTGGCTTTGACCACCAGTTCAGTTGTTGGGCACTCACGGGGTTGCGGAAGGTGCGTCGTTGGTTCGCCCGCTAAAGTGGCTGGGCGTATCTAGGGGCGGCCGCGCCTTGCTGCTGTGCCCGCTTACTCGATCAGGCCGGCGATGCCGTTGATGGTCACAGCGATGATCACGGTGCCGAACACGTAGGACAACAGGGCGTGGCCGAGGGTCAGGCGGCGCATGGCGCGGGTGTTGAGGTCGGTGTCGCTGACCTGGTAGGTCATGCCGACTGTGACGGCCAGGTACGCGAAATCCCAGTAGATCGGTTCGTGCAGCTCGTCCTCGCCGTGGGGGAAGATCACGCCGCGGCCGTGCTGGTAGTAGTTCCGGGCGTAGTGCAGGGCGTATTCGGTCTGCACGAGCAGCCATGACGCGGTGACGACCAGCACGGCCAGGGCCGTCAGGGCGATCTCCGCCGCGCCCTTGGCCTGGTGGGCGTCGGACAGCAGAAAGCCCACTCCGACCAGGCTGATCACGGCCGCGCTCATGGTGATGGTGCCGGCCAGGGCGCGCGAGTCGTCCTCGACGGTGGCGAGTTCCTTGGTGCGGGCGGGGCCGGCGCGCATCATCTCGGGCCACAGCTGCACGAGGATCGTGATGCACAGCAGCACCCACCCGATCAGCACGCGGCCCTCGAGTTTCCACGAGGCCGGGACGAGCAGGGCGCCCACGGTGCCGACCACGATCCCGGAGAGCATCCTCAGCAGCGCGTGGGGGCGGGTGCGGGTGGGTGTGCTCATGCGTGGAGCATAGCGGCCGGGACGCCGTGCGGCGAGCAGTCCGGCCCCGGCGGGGACGCTGGGTCTTGCTCACTTCCATGCTCCGGCCCGCCACGCTGCTCGCC
This region of Deinococcus metalli genomic DNA includes:
- a CDS encoding DUF1345 domain-containing protein, whose product is MSTPTRTRPHALLRMLSGIVVGTVGALLVPASWKLEGRVLIGWVLLCITILVQLWPEMMRAGPARTKELATVEDDSRALAGTITMSAAVISLVGVGFLLSDAHQAKGAAEIALTALAVLVVTASWLLVQTEYALHYARNYYQHGRGVIFPHGEDELHEPIYWDFAYLAVTVGMTYQVSDTDLNTRAMRRLTLGHALLSYVFGTVIIAVTINGIAGLIE
- a CDS encoding FAD binding domain-containing protein, with the translated sequence MYPASFDYQKAESVDQALAALAANPDLKIIAGGHSLLPAMKLRLAQPPALLDVWGLEELRGITRDGDTFVVGAMTTHADILRSEVPLFPEVAGWVGDPMVRNRGTIGGSLAHADPSADYPAAALALGVEFVIRGQSGERTVHADDMFQGMFESAVQPGELLTHIRIPATIQASAYEKFRHPASHYAVVGVAMAKHASGEVRAAYTGAAEKAHRLSKLEDGIRSAEFQFKNLVEAGDLLGDRFASAEYRAHLVDVLSERAYKRLG